AGTTTTGCGAGGCATATAGAGTCTATCACAACTTTGTAAGACCACATACAGGACTGCCAGACAACATCACTCCTGCACAAGCCTCAGGTATTGACCTTGACTTGGGAGAGGACAAAATCAGGGAACTAATCTCACAAAGCACAGAACAGAAAAACTTTGCAACCCAGTTAGGAAAACGAATCAAGAAAGTCTCAATCTCAAATGAGGGCGACTGTATCAAGGTGATTCCTAACGGATGGATTGACAAATCAGTCTGGCGAGAGATAAATGACATTCTAAAACTGAGTGAGTTCAGTTGGCTATCCAATGGTAAGGATAGTTGCTGGATGAAACTACTAGAATAATCCTAAATACCATTTCTTTTTTTATTATTTTATGTATAAAGCAATATGTGTACAATGTAGTTTTCAATTTAGAGGAAAAACCAAAGAAGATTTAGATTCAAAGTTTTTTCCACATGAAAAAGAGACTGGGCATAAACGTTACAAATGGGATCAAATTATAGAATAATTCCATCTCCCTAAGTTAACACCAAATGTCCCTAAATGAACAGTCAGAAAAAGTCAGGTAAATCTACCCAAGACTGAACAGTGTCTTAAATACATTCTCCTTTCAGCCTTATCCGCAGAATATTTCTCAATCTGTATTGCATGAATTCTTGAATTTTCTAAAATGTCTAAGTATGCCGTATAATCTCCTGTAATTAGATTACAACACTTTTCTTCACAAAATCTCCCTATTGTCTTATCTCCACTTCCTTGTTTTGGTGCTGGTTCTGTTCCAACTTTGTAAATTATCTCATAATCTTCTTCAACTTTTGATTGATTGTCTTTAATCCATCCTAAAGCCTGTTCATCGATGAGTACTTTGTGAACCATTTCTTCTAAAACTTCACATCGCCAAATTTTGTATTTTTAACAATAACAAAACCATCTTCCAATTTTACATGATTTTGCATTTCGGGGAATTTTTCTTTAATTATCTCATTTGTAATCAGTTTTTTATCTTTTAAAATCTCAACCAACCCTACTATGTCAAATTTTAATCTCATCATTTCATTTCGAATATTTTCAATCTGTTCATTTTCAAATTCTGGAGGGATATTATATACACTCAATGCAGGAACAGCTTTAAGATATTCTGATAACATCTCATCTTCCGATATTCTGTAATAATTGTCTGCTAACCCTGTGGCATGACCCATTAACATCTCAACATGAAGTGATTTCATGTGCTTTTCTGTCATTGTTTTGAAATATTTTCTAAATCCATGATCTGCCTTAAACTCATGTCTTTTTTCTCCATTTTCTAGAGGTTTTCTAATTCCCTGAGCCCATAATGCTCTTTCAATTAACTTTTGACTTTGAATTTTCAGTTTTAATTGCTTTATCTGTTTGGGCAAGTAAATCCAAATTCATTTCAATTAATTTATCAAAAGATAGAACAGTTTGGTGTATTGCAAGTTTTGTTTTTTCTAGTGCATCTTTATCATTTGAAATACCATCTATTGCCTCATGAATGTATTTGTAAACGGTCTTTTTGTCATACTTGGTTTTATCAATAATGTATGATGGTGAATAGCCTAAAGTAAATAATGTAACAATATTTTTTTTAATTTCTTTTTGTTTTTGAATTTCAGGTCTTCCTTTTCTCACAAAGTTGTATTTTTTTGGAAAAATATAAGAAAATCGTTATAGAACTATAAAATTTTGGAGAAAAAATTATAGAACTATAATGAAAAATTATAGAACTATAATGAAAAATTATAGAACTATAAAATTTTGGAGAAAAAATTCCTGTACCATTTTTTCCCATTTAATTCCAAAGTAGATTTTTTTACTCCAACAACAAAACAAAACCCAGTGAACTTCAACTGTGTATTTCCAGATTGTAGCTTTAAACAAAATAATATAGAAGAGAAAGACTTTGTTGATCATCTAAGAGAATCACACAAAGATCAAATCAAAGAGATTGCTGAAAAACAAGACATTCCGATTCACATGGCCGAAATGATAACGACATCAAACTCCAAGGTCTTCATAAATTCAGGCTAGACAAACTTCTCATACAGCTCACCAAGCATAGAGTTTATCTTCTCGTTTTCATGGTCCCCCCAAGAGTCTGACTTTATCCTGATGTGGATGCCGTGCGATTCCAGCTGCGACACAATCTTGGGATACATCATTCCTACAAAAAACGACTTTTTGTCCAAGTGCATCTGGTCTGCCTTGTGCTGAAAATAACTTACCCACTCAGACTCTGTGTCCTGAAACGTCTCCAAAATAATTGACTGTATCTTCTCTTCAGTTTCCCTGTCCATCAAACTAGAAACAAGAGATCATGCAAAATAAAGATTCAAGGTATTGCGTGGTTTTTCAAGCTCTTCGATACATTGATCAGCTGCGATTCAAGCTTTTTTGGGCTGGCAACATAAAAGTCGGCATAAAAGTACCCGTCGTCTTCGTACAGGCCAGTGTCAACTCCCCGCTCGTGCAGCAAAGACAGGGTGTTTTGCTTTTCTTTATCATCAGAGAATCTCCTCTGGCGGATTGGCTCTATGTCGCTTTTGACCAAAGAGTATCCATAATAGTCAAAGTTTTTCTGAATCTTTTCCATGTCAAATATTCTCAGTACAGAGAATGCAAAGTACGGCTCGGAGTTTGATTCCTGTTTCTTTAGCATCTCAAACAGATTGGAAAACGCATGGTGGCCAATGTAGCCAATGCAGCCAGTTGCTATTACCATGTCAAATGGCGGCACTTCTTTGATTGGAAGTTCTGTAGAATCAAGGTTTACGCAAATTCCCTTTTTGCACAGGCCCACATCTTCGGAGAATTTCAGTGCAGGCTCTGAGATGTCTATCTGGTAAAAATCCAGGTTTTCGTTTATTGGAAGGTTTGAAAAAAACTCTTTTGTGTCATCTTTTGTTGGAGGGTTTTTTCTCAAGAAAAAGTCATCAAGCTCGTACATCTCAAGGCCATACTTCATCAGTGCAGAGTTTATCCCGTAAGAGCTGCCAATGTCAAGTATGTTAATCGGCCTTTGCAGGTCTTCGCAAAGCTTGTCTGCAATTGCAAGATAAAGGGGCTTTGTCTTGTCAGGTATGCGATACTGGAGTCTCTTCATCTCCTCAAGGTACGCAGTAGGAAATTCTCGGGTGTAAATGTTTGAAAAATCCTTTTTTATCTCTAGCTCTTCCATGTGGATAAACGATATCATACCACCCGTTATAAAACCACCGGGAGGCTATCGGTATTCATCGCCGCAGTCGCCAATTATCTCAAAGAGGTCATTTGCTTTTGCAGTTACTGCATTGATTGCAGAAACATCATCTGAATCCAGGTTTAGCTCAAAGGTCTTGAGGTTATCTTCTCTGTGTTGTGAGATTCCAAGTCTTGCGCCAATTATCACACCTGCTACTTGCGGCCTGTCTAGTATGTAGCGAGTCGCAATGTTTGCAATGCTGCAGTGATGCTTTTTTGCAATTCCATCCAATACTGACAGCAGTTCCTGAAACAGGCCCCATCCTCCCCATGCATCGATCATGTTCTTGTATTTCTGAAGGCTTGCAGTAACCAAGTCCATCCTAGTTGGCTCATCTGCACCCAGGTACTTTTCAGAGAAAAATCCCCCAAGCAACGTGCCATATGTCAGCAGTTTCATCCCGTGCTTTTCAAAATACGGGGCCATCAACTTTTCAGGACGTGTATCCAAAATAGAGTACTGCACTTGGTTTGATGTTATCTCAAATCCGCTCTCAACCATGTTCCGTACTCGCTCAGTGTCAAAGTTTGTCAGCCCAATGTGTTTGATCTTGTTTTCTTGCTGCAGTTTTGAGAGATGGTGCATTGCATCAAGGTAACTCAGGTCGTTATAGTCCCACCAGTGAAACTGGACCATGTCAAGGCAGTCAGTGTTCATCTTTTGCAGTGACTGCTCGATGTAGTGAGTCACAATGGAGCTGCTCATTGGTCCGGGGTTTGGGACAAACTTTGTCAATGCCTCAAAAGAAGAGTCGACTCTCTTGCTAAACTCCCCGATAAAAGATTCGGCTGGCCCGTAAATGTCAGCCAAGTCCCATGTAGTGAATCCCGCATTGTGATAGTTTACCATCTCATTGATTGCAGTCTCTGTGTCAATCTGCCCATGTGTGCCAGATACCTGCCACATCCCGTTTAGTATTCTGCAAATCTCAAAATCTTTTGCAAGAAATATTCTTTCAATCACAATAACAAGTGTGATGATTTACCATACATAGTTATTTCTCGCATCCAATCCCGTCACCATCACCGTCAAACCGATGAGGATCAGAGCCTGTAACCTTAAAGTTTCTTTGTGGAATCTCCCCACAATCCAAGTCTGGCGGATAAGATGCAATGCATACATCCGGATATGACGGGTCACAATCATTTCGCATTGTATTTGCGATAGGTTCAGACACAGGTGTTCTAGGTTTTGTACATCCATAGTTTTGGGCCCAAGACTCGCCAGAAAACTCACTTGTCTGGCAGTATTGCATGGAAATTTCTGCATGTCCATTTTGCAGCAGCATCTCATTTATCATGCCAGTCTCACAGTACACCTTGCCCACCATCCTGTCATAGACATCAATTGGCTGCAAGTCATCTTGGTCTATTGTAACCAAGCTCCCAACAGGACAAGACATTGCAGTAAATGACTTTGCCTGATAGTACCCAGCCTCATCAACCTCAGGAGCATCAACCAAGGACAGTCGAATCTTTGCATTTTCAGTGTAGAGGGTATCACCATCAACTATTCTTGTGACCTTTTGAGTCAGACACATTGCAGCACCGGAGCACTGGTGTCTTTGCACTTGGGGTTCAGTATCTAGTACAATAGAACAGCTGGCATACTCCCATGTCCCTCCCCTTGAAAGGCAGTCAGTTCTTTTCTTGTTTTCATCAGGTGGTGCGACTCCTGCAAAATCAGTTCTCTTGTCTTTCCATGTGTCTTGAGGAACTGTTGCAAATATTGCAACTGCTGCAATCACGCAGACTCCAATTATTCCACCAATTACTGCAAGGTTCATTTTGAATTCAAGTGATTACTGCACGTTAAAAAAATTACCAGTCAATAAAATGTATTTTAGATGGAAATGCCCAACTAAAGATCCTTGAACCCATTATTTCAGCTAAGCACAAGAAAGTACGACAAGGAGATACAAATTGTAAGAGATGCACTAGAGCAGCTGCAAAAAGACTGCAACGTAACTGACGGATACAAGATAGAAGAGCCCTTTGAAAAGTTTGGATGGACTTTTTTTAACATCCAGATAAGCGAAGAGATGGCCCACATAATAGAGACGACAGGAATGATGGAAGGTGCACTTGGGTTTAGAATAGGAGAGCAGATGACTAATTTTATCGGACATTACCTAGAAGAAAAAGGAAGCAACGTCAGGATAAAAAAGATAGAGTACGGATAGTATCAAAGAGTAGCATCTATTATATCCCATCATCCCAATAATTATGCTGATGAGCTGGATGATAGTTTTGCCAGCTGGAGTGATTGTAGGAATATTGTTTTCAAGTGCATTTCCAGACATGGCATCAGGAATCAACGAGGCGCTATCGCCTCAGCTTTATGCACTAGGGGACTTGCTAGTTGACAGAATCAGAGATGCAGCATCTTCGATTCTAAACTAGAATTGCCTTACTTTTTATGTATAGAGCGAACATTATGATACATGGTACTATTGCTTGTTGCAATTGCAGTTGGCATCATCATTGTGACAGTACTGATTGTAAAGTACACAAAGACAAACCCAAGGGCAGTGCTTGGCATGGACAGAAAATGCAACAGGTGCGGAACTATAATTGACGGAGCAGAGTGTCCAAAGTGCAAAAATAACAAAATGTCATTTGGCGTCTAGGCCTTGTGGTTAGAGTTTTTCAGAATCTCCAAGACATCATTGTTGCTTTTAATCCAGGTTTTAAGATAAGAGTAAAACAGATTCTCCAGGTCATCTACCAAGTCCTTTAGCTTTGGGTCTAGCTTCAAGTCAGCCAGATTATCGTCGATGTGCTCAATGATTACCTTGAGGCCCTCATTTGAGGTCTCCAGTTTCCTTATCGCATCATCTATGCCCATACAGATATGCAGATTTTTTGTGATATTAAAACTTCTAATTCAAAAATATGACAATTGATCGCTTAAATGAAAACAAATAGGAAAAATCAGTCACAAAAGGGATTACTCAGACTTTTGCTTTGCAGTGTCAATACCAAACATCTCTTTTCTTTTCTTGTTTGATAGTTCACAGTAGAAAACTTGGTTTTCAAACATTTCTGATTTGAGAGGTCTGCATCTGTATTAATACATTGATTATTGATTCAGGAATCTACGTCTACAGGTTTTCGATGTCAAGCAAGACTACAGGACATGTGACATTTTCAACGATTTTTCGTGACACGCTTCCAAGACTGAGTAGTTTTTTGACCCCTTTTAGCTTTCTTCGTTTTGCCATGATCACAAGATCAATCTTTTCGTTTTCTATCATATCCAAGATCATCTCAGCTGCATCGCCAATGTCGACTTTGATTGCAGTCTCGATGTTGTTTTCCTTGCACTGTAATGCCTTTTTTTCTATCATTTTTTCAGCTTCTTCTTTTATGGAATCATTGACATTTTTTATCCTCTCAAGCAACACATTTCTTTCTGACTCGGCCAGGCTCCATGTAGGGGGGCTGTGTACTTGCTCAATTATGTGCAAAATGTAAATTTGAGACGAGAACCTTTTTGCAATCTCTATTGCATGTCGTAGTGCCTCATCTCCTCCAGCAGTACCTGCATGCGGCACTAGAATTCTATCGTACACAAAGTACAAAACAAACAGATCATAATTAAACTATCAAGTGATTTTTCAAATCTAAAACGAGTTCTCAAAGACAACCTCAGATAGCGGCAGCTGTCCGCCACGTTCTAGTGCAGGTTCTGCCTTTTTTCCGACAACTACCATCATTACAATCAGGTGATTCTCTGGCAGCTTGATTATCTCAGCAAGCTCATCGTACTCAAATCCAACCATCGGACAAGAGTCAAGTCCCATTTCTCTGGCAGACAGCATTATTGTCTGGGCTGCCATGCCACAAGAGCGGATTGCCTCATCGCGTCGGGCCTGCGGGTCGTCTGCATACTTTCTCTCAAGTGCTGCCTTGACATACTCTTGCTTTTCGGCTGGATGGTTCTTCCAGTATCGCAACGGCTCAGTCTTCCATGCATCCATGTCACCACACAGTATCACAACTAGCGAGCCGTCCTTTGGCTGGGCCTGCCCGCGTGCTGCAACGCTGATCTTCTCTTTTACTTTCTGATCAGTTACTGTAACAAACCTCCAGTTCTGCTGGTTGTAGCTTGTCGGTGCAAGTATGACATGTTCCATGAGTTTTGTAACGTCTTCAGGACTCATCTTGTATGTAGGATCAAACTTTTTGATTGCGCGTCTTGTCTCAATTGCCTCAAAGACATCCATGGAAAAACAGGACAAACAACCAAATTTAATCCAATAAAAAAAGAAAGGATTCGAACTTAAGACCAACTTCCATGTGGAATGTTTGGTGACAGTTCTCTCGCTTAAGACCAACAACGCAACTGTTGCTTGGTGACAGCGATTGTCTTAAGGCCTGAAGCGTTTTGCAATCAGACGACAGACTGACCTTTTCATATTGACTATGGCAATTTGGTATTTAACCAAAACTACACAATTCTACTAGTGCCAAAAAAGATACCGCACCACCAGATAGTGTATTTATTACGCCTCTAGGAACCAGAGAACATCTTGAAGATAGCAGTAATGGGAATGGGAGTAGCAGGTTCCTATCTTATGGCAAGACTCAAGGATTCTGAACACGAAGTTGTAGGATATGAGAGAAACCCACAGGAAAGACACGACTCTATCTGCGCATGGGGAACAATAAAGCCAATACTAACAGAGTTTTGCAAAAAGACTGGCAGGGATTTTAATGATTTTCTAATTCATGACGGAAAGCAAATGCATGTCAAGATGAACAATGACGTAAAGTTTGACATCGGACTGCACGGGCTTTGCACATATGACAAGCTAGCTCTAATCAAGGATTTCATCAAGGACTCAAAAATAATCTATGGTCAAGCCCCTCCACTTGAGGAGCTGGAAAAAGAGTACGACATGATAGTTGACTGTACAGGTTTTTCCAGATCATACTTGCCAAAACTAAAGGAGGATTTCTACCTGCCAACATACGAGTACAAGGTAGAGTATGAAAACGGATTGCCATATGATGACTTTTACATAGAGCCGTTTCCCGGAATGTCAGGATACTTTTGGTATTTCCCGCTGGGTGAAAAGTGGGCCCACATCGGAGCAGGAGACTATAACAAGAACCACATCAAGGCAACTGATGATTTCTTAAAAAAACACGGAGGCAAGGTGCTGCAGACAAAGGGACGCCCCATAAGACTTGCAACGCCAGACAGGTGCAAGCCGTACTATTCAGGAAAGGTTGTAGGTGTTGGCGAGTCAATTGGCACAGTTTATGCATTGCTTGGAGAGGGAATCATCCCATCAATGCAGTGCGTTGAGATATTCCTTGAGAACATGAACGACTTTAAGGCATATGAAAAGGCTGTAGAAGAGCACTACAAGGTCTATGCAAAGGTTTTCAATTTTGTTCGAGCAAAAATCAAAAAAGATTTCAGTTTTTTCAAGTCACTGCCTGACTTTATTGCAATATTTCGCTACATGAAAAAACACGAGGCAAGGTTTGGCATGGATATCAAGATGGCAGACCTGATGAAAGTAGCCAAGGCATAGCTAGCCGTTTCTTTTTGGCAGGTATGGAATTATTGCACGAACAAATTCCATGAAGTTCTTTGTCTGCAGAAATACGGTTCCAGGTCCAGTTATCTCAATTACCAGCGCCTCCCCGCCAAACAATGTTGTCTTGAAGCTGCCATGTTTTGCCACGCGGTATTGAGCAGTGGAGCTTAGGGCAACTAGCTGATAGTTATCAAGAATCATCTTTTCTCCTGCCTCTAGTTTTTTTTGCAAGATACCGCCCCACGCGTTGACAAACATATCACCAGTGCCCATCGTCTTTAGCATGAACAGGTTGCTTCCAAAGATTCCTTTTGTGAATCCCTGCCATTTTGTATCAAGTGTCAGTCCGCCAGAGGATCCAACAAAGGAACCAGACTGTACGATAAACTCCTCATCGACGTGAATCACCTCAATGTCACCAAGCATGTTTCCTGTCAGTCCTAGCTTGCAGTTGTCCTCATGTGCGATAAACTCATTTACAAAAAATGATTCCCCTCCAAAGGCAGCTGCCTTGAGGGATTTTAGAAATCCGCTCTTTCTCATTCTAGTGTTTGTCTCAACATCGCCTTTGATGAAAACCATTGCAGCAGCTTCGGCAGTTACAGACTCGCCCTTGTTTAGCGTAAATTCAATTAGCCCCATTGGGTTTTTTACGATTTCATATTCCATTATTCCATTACAAAATCACTAGAAATTAAGAATTTGGCAGAATGTTTCTATCCAAAACTAGTAGAGCTAAAGTTCTCCCTGTTTGTTCTACTTGATGCCATGTTGTACTCGTAGATGATTTTAGAATAGTCCCTTAGTTCCTGCTTCATTGGGGAAATGTCATCGGCCAGATAAAATCCAGGGCAATCCCCTGTAAACTGGTATGTCGCATGGACTCGTGCAATGCCGTCGTTGTTTTCAAGCCACGTAGAAAACGGGTACAAATAGCACACGCCAGGCCTGTCTGGGTGCATGGAGCAGCCTCCCTCTTCATCTAAGAATCTGCAAGATATGTGGGTCCCGTCATCGGCTTCTGTCTCGTCTTTTTTTCTTTTGAGATTAATCGTAGTCATTGTGGTCATTTGTCCAGACGGTCCAGGTTCCTGATAGGTCACAGTTAGTGTTTCATTTTTTACAAAATCAGATGGCTTTTGGTATTTCAACCCCTTGCCAATTGTAATTAGATCATCAGATGTTAACGGAAGCCTTCCTTGTCTGTCACAGCAGTTGTGGCAGTCAGGCCAGTAGCATTTCCACAAGACGTATTTTTTCTCAGATGTAAGATACGGCAAATGAAATATCACATCTTTTACTTTTAGTGGATAGTCAGATACTGCAGAAATTTTTCCAAGCATAAAGTCTTTGAGAATAGGATCAATATCCCAATCCTTTTGCAACAAGTCTAATGATTCTTGAATTTCTTTCTGAGACAACTATTAAGTTATAACATATTTTGCAGATGTTATTAATGTTGAGTGAAAAAGGCAAGTATGCATCAGCTACACAAAACAGAAGATTTGTCTGGAAAGAGATTGTATGGCCACTGATTTTAGAATTAAACGATGTTGCATTCTCACTAGAACAATACCAGAAAAAAAGAGACCAAATATGCAAGGAAAAAAACGTAACAATCACTCAAACATCAAGAGGTTTGGCATCACTGCTGCAAAAAGGAATCATACTAAAAGAAGACAAAATCTACTCAATTCATTTTAGACTTATTCCATACATGAGACTAAAAGCAGAATGCGATTACGCTACTGCAATTCACGAAGTCAGAATAAAATAATTTTTCAGCAAATGATTATATTCTTTGGTTGTAGAATTTTTCTTGGTAGCCCGATAGTCTAGCGGTCAAATAATAATTTTAGATCAAGGATTCTGCCCTCTGGATCTCAAGAGTGGATAGGCGGAGACGGCAGTTCGAATCTGCCTCGGGCTACTGGTTAAAATTTCTAAAACGACTATCTGGATGCTTGTGCGATTCTTTCTAGCTCGTTTTTCTTCTTAACAGAAGGAGCGTTTGGATCGTTTGAGGCAGCCATGATTAGCTGTTCGGCCATGTGTTCCTCAATTGGTTTTGGATTGGAAAATGTCGCCTCCTTGATTGCATCGGCGATGAATCTAAGGGCCAAGTCAACTCTTCGGATTGGGGCAACGTCAACTGATACGTGGTAAACTGTACCACCGTAAACAATTCTTGTAGTGTCTTCATTTGGTGCAGAGTTTTCTACTGCCCTAACCAAAATCTCTACTGGGTTTTGTCCAGTCTTTAGTGAAATAATATCAAATGCAAGTTTTACGTTGTTTAAAACTCTGGCTTTCTTTCCAGTCATTCTACCGGTGTTCTTTGCATATTTTTTACCAAAGTGCATTGTCTTGTTTACCAATCTCTCTACAATGTTAACATCTGCTTTGTTGAATCTCTTTAGTGCAGAGCGACCAAAAGTGTAAGGCAGAATTTGTTTTCTCAAAGAAATCGCTGTCTTGAGTCCTGGGTCTTTGACTTCAATGTCAGACATGTCCCATTTTCTAAATAATAACAAGTTCTTTGTTTGTGCCATTTTTCTATCTCCTTGGTTTCTCTTTCTTTCCTATTACTAGTTCATGAAGTGATGTTCCGTTTACTTTGAATACTTTGAATCGTACACCAGGAATATCTCCCATTGCACCACCTTGAGTTGCACCCATACCTTGAATGTGAACTTCGTCGTGTTCATCAATAAAGTTCATTGCACCGTCTCTTGGCAAGAATGCTGTAACTGTTTTACCGTTTTTGATTAATTGTACACGAACACATTTTCTAACTGCAGAGTTTGGCTGCTTTGCTGCAATACCAACTTTTTCTAAAACAATGCCTCTGCCTTGGGGAGCTCCTCCAAGAGGATCTGCCTTTTTATCAATACCGAGTTCTCTTCGCTTGTATGTAGAGATTGCCCATCTTTGGCGCTTTCTTTTAGCGATTAAAACTCTGCCTGCAAATAATCCAAGTGGTGATTTTGTCATATCTTACAACTCCATTGTTTGTTTTTCAGGACTGTTAATCAGTACGCTGGTAATATCAAAATATCGCTTTGCAAGCATTCTTGCTTTCTCAGCGTTTCTTCCTTCACGTCCTACTACGATTCCTTTCTTTCTTGGATCGACCATAACTATTGCCTGTTTTGAACCGTCTGCACGATTATTTATTTTTACTTCAGAAATTAGTTTAGAATTTAGCAGATTTGTCAAGAATTTTGCTGGATCCTCATCAAACTCTACCAGCTCGACATTTTTCTTTACAATGTTTTGTAATGATTTGATATGAGCACCGCCCTTGCCAATTGCAAGACCCATCTTACCTGTATTAACAACAAAGATTACACGGTTTTGTTTTTCATCTTCAACACAATCACGAGCAGTTGCCCCTGTAACATTTTGGAAAAGCGACATCATTCGCATTTGATCAGTAGTTAGTTTGATTGATTGTGTCATTAGAATTCCTTTTTATCTCCGAAAAAATTTGTCTCATTTAAACTTTCATTAGATGTCTTACACATTATCATTCTTTTACCTCAGTTTCTGTATCTTTGAGAATTGATTTGATGTTTGCATCAGATATTGATGTAAATGATATACTGGAAATTCTGAACTGTAAACCGCATAACTTGCCAAGTGCGATAGATGTCCCTTGAAAGTTGACTAATGGTATCTTTTCTTTTTTTGCATCTGATTCAATTTTCTCAAACATTTCTTTACTTACAGATTGAGATAATACAATTAGTTTGGAGTTTTTTACAGAACTCAATACTTGTTTAGTGCCAATTGTAACAGCGCCCTCTTTATGGGCATCCTTCAATTGCTTTTCAAGTATCTTACTCATGTTTTACCTACTGTCAATTTTCCATCAGGGCTTTATAGGTTTATGGAAAATTTGTGCGTAAAAATATGAATGCTATTTGAATCCAAACAAAGAGGAAAATGCCATAGTTAGTTCATCAAAAAAGTTTGGAGTTTCTTTTTTTATTTCCACTTGAGATTTTTTTGGTGTTATTGGTTTTTCAAATGCCAAAGGTTTTTCTTCAAGATCAATGTTTTGAGCGCTTAGAATTTCATCAACAGTATCAGATTGAATTTGGTTTAATTGCTCATTTACTAGTAAAAGATTTGTTCTTGCAGTAACATAGTTTTGATTTTTCTCAAGTGCTAATCCATAGAGAGATTTTGCATCTTGCAGGTTGCCCATGTTTGCAAGTGCATTTGCCTTGTTGTTAATTGCAGGTACATAATCTGGAGAAATAGCAAGTGCTTGATCATAATACAGTATTGCCTCAGAATAAAATCCAAGTTTTCTCAAGGCAGAACCCTTGTTTACTAGAATCTCTACGTTTTCTGGGTCTTCCATAAGAGATTGATTAAAGAATTCTAGT
Above is a window of Nitrosopumilus sp. K4 DNA encoding:
- a CDS encoding 30S ribosomal protein S12, with the translated sequence MTKSPLGLFAGRVLIAKRKRQRWAISTYKRRELGIDKKADPLGGAPQGRGIVLEKVGIAAKQPNSAVRKCVRVQLIKNGKTVTAFLPRDGAMNFIDEHDEVHIQGMGATQGGAMGDIPGVRFKVFKVNGTSLHELVIGKKEKPRR
- a CDS encoding nitroreductase family protein, producing MSCFSMDVFEAIETRRAIKKFDPTYKMSPEDVTKLMEHVILAPTSYNQQNWRFVTVTDQKVKEKISVAARGQAQPKDGSLVVILCGDMDAWKTEPLRYWKNHPAEKQEYVKAALERKYADDPQARRDEAIRSCGMAAQTIMLSAREMGLDSCPMVGFEYDELAEIIKLPENHLIVMMVVVGKKAEPALERGGQLPLSEVVFENSF
- a CDS encoding TIGR00266 family protein → MEYEIVKNPMGLIEFTLNKGESVTAEAAAMVFIKGDVETNTRMRKSGFLKSLKAAAFGGESFFVNEFIAHEDNCKLGLTGNMLGDIEVIHVDEEFIVQSGSFVGSSGGLTLDTKWQGFTKGIFGSNLFMLKTMGTGDMFVNAWGGILQKKLEAGEKMILDNYQLVALSSTAQYRVAKHGSFKTTLFGGEALVIEITGPGTVFLQTKNFMEFVRAIIPYLPKRNG
- a CDS encoding NAD(P)/FAD-dependent oxidoreductase encodes the protein MKIAVMGMGVAGSYLMARLKDSEHEVVGYERNPQERHDSICAWGTIKPILTEFCKKTGRDFNDFLIHDGKQMHVKMNNDVKFDIGLHGLCTYDKLALIKDFIKDSKIIYGQAPPLEELEKEYDMIVDCTGFSRSYLPKLKEDFYLPTYEYKVEYENGLPYDDFYIEPFPGMSGYFWYFPLGEKWAHIGAGDYNKNHIKATDDFLKKHGGKVLQTKGRPIRLATPDRCKPYYSGKVVGVGESIGTVYALLGEGIIPSMQCVEIFLENMNDFKAYEKAVEEHYKVYAKVFNFVRAKIKKDFSFFKSLPDFIAIFRYMKKHEARFGMDIKMADLMKVAKA
- a CDS encoding YkgJ family cysteine cluster protein; protein product: MSQKEIQESLDLLQKDWDIDPILKDFMLGKISAVSDYPLKVKDVIFHLPYLTSEKKYVLWKCYWPDCHNCCDRQGRLPLTSDDLITIGKGLKYQKPSDFVKNETLTVTYQEPGPSGQMTTMTTINLKRKKDETEADDGTHISCRFLDEEGGCSMHPDRPGVCYLYPFSTWLENNDGIARVHATYQFTGDCPGFYLADDISPMKQELRDYSKIIYEYNMASSRTNRENFSSTSFG
- a CDS encoding thermonuclease family protein — translated: MNLAVIGGIIGVCVIAAVAIFATVPQDTWKDKRTDFAGVAPPDENKKRTDCLSRGGTWEYASCSIVLDTEPQVQRHQCSGAAMCLTQKVTRIVDGDTLYTENAKIRLSLVDAPEVDEAGYYQAKSFTAMSCPVGSLVTIDQDDLQPIDVYDRMVGKVYCETGMINEMLLQNGHAEISMQYCQTSEFSGESWAQNYGCTKPRTPVSEPIANTMRNDCDPSYPDVCIASYPPDLDCGEIPQRNFKVTGSDPHRFDGDGDGIGCEK
- a CDS encoding universal stress protein is translated as MYDRILVPHAGTAGGDEALRHAIEIAKRFSSQIYILHIIEQVHSPPTWSLAESERNVLLERIKNVNDSIKEEAEKMIEKKALQCKENNIETAIKVDIGDAAEMILDMIENEKIDLVIMAKRRKLKGVKKLLSLGSVSRKIVENVTCPVVLLDIENL
- a CDS encoding class I SAM-dependent methyltransferase, whose protein sequence is MEELEIKKDFSNIYTREFPTAYLEEMKRLQYRIPDKTKPLYLAIADKLCEDLQRPINILDIGSSYGINSALMKYGLEMYELDDFFLRKNPPTKDDTKEFFSNLPINENLDFYQIDISEPALKFSEDVGLCKKGICVNLDSTELPIKEVPPFDMVIATGCIGYIGHHAFSNLFEMLKKQESNSEPYFAFSVLRIFDMEKIQKNFDYYGYSLVKSDIEPIRQRRFSDDKEKQNTLSLLHERGVDTGLYEDDGYFYADFYVASPKKLESQLINVSKSLKNHAIP
- a CDS encoding aldo/keto reductase; translated protein: MIERIFLAKDFEICRILNGMWQVSGTHGQIDTETAINEMVNYHNAGFTTWDLADIYGPAESFIGEFSKRVDSSFEALTKFVPNPGPMSSSIVTHYIEQSLQKMNTDCLDMVQFHWWDYNDLSYLDAMHHLSKLQQENKIKHIGLTNFDTERVRNMVESGFEITSNQVQYSILDTRPEKLMAPYFEKHGMKLLTYGTLLGGFFSEKYLGADEPTRMDLVTASLQKYKNMIDAWGGWGLFQELLSVLDGIAKKHHCSIANIATRYILDRPQVAGVIIGARLGISQHREDNLKTFELNLDSDDVSAINAVTAKANDLFEIIGDCGDEYR
- a CDS encoding 30S ribosomal protein S7; translation: MAQTKNLLLFRKWDMSDIEVKDPGLKTAISLRKQILPYTFGRSALKRFNKADVNIVERLVNKTMHFGKKYAKNTGRMTGKKARVLNNVKLAFDIISLKTGQNPVEILVRAVENSAPNEDTTRIVYGGTVYHVSVDVAPIRRVDLALRFIADAIKEATFSNPKPIEEHMAEQLIMAASNDPNAPSVKKKNELERIAQASR